ACCGGCACCCTGACCTTCACCGTCCCCGCCGAGACCGCCGGCACCTACCAGTTGCGGATCGACTACATCAACGGCGACGCCGGCGCCCGCACCGGGAACATCACCGTCAACGGCGGCACCCCGACCCCCGTCGACTTCCCCAGCAACGGCAGCTGGACCGTCCCGCAGGCCAGGACCGTCACCGTCACCCTCCGGGCCGGGGACAACACCATCCGGTTCGGCAACCCCGACGGGTGGGCCGCCTCCGTCTCCACCGTCACCCTCTGACGGCCGGGCCACCCGGAGCGGGCGGCACCGGGCCGCCGGATCGCCTCCCCCCGTGGGCGATCCGGCGGCCCGGTGGTCTTGTCGGCGGCGGGGGTCGAAGTCAGGTCCTAGCGGCCGAGGTTGAAGGTGAGGGCGGGGTTCGCGTTCCGGGCCAGGGTGTGGGCGAAGTCCGGCCACCAGGCGCCGGCGGCGGGGTCCTCGCTGCCGTACTCGGGGTCGGCGGGGCCCGCCGTGCCGCGGTGGCAGGTGCCGTCCGACTCGCCGATGGTCTTGACGTAGAGGTAGGCGTCGGCGAGGGGCCGGCCGGTGTCGGCGGTGGGGCGGACGCCGATGCCGCGGCCGGGGGCGTTGCACCAGGGTTCGGCGTCGGTGTACTTGCCCGCCGGGGGAATCCAGGCGCCCTGGCCGTTGCGGCTGTTGTCCAGGACGTAGTGCGTGAGGTCCTGGACGGGGGGCTTCCCGACGGTCCCGTCGAACCAGGCGTCGACCCACTTCCAGGTGGAGGGGTCGGAGAAGTCGACGGCGTTGCCGGGCTGCCCGTCGTTGGGGGCGGCGGGCGAGTAGTACTGGCTGGCGCAGGTGTCGGTCCGGCCGCGGGCCTCGGCCGGGCCCTCGGTGGCGTACCAGACGCAGGTGGAGACCCAGGTGGCGTACCGGTTGAGCTGGTCGGTGGGCTGGTAGTTGGAGACGTTCAGCGAGAAGCCCTGGGTCTTGGACAGGTTCGCCTTGATCAGCCGTCCGGCCAGCTCGCCGACCGGCTGCCAGTTGCTGCTGCCGCCGTCGAGGTAGACGGAGGTCTTCGGCTGGGCCTCCATGATGTCCGCCGCGGCGCGGATTTCGGCGTAGCGCTGCTCGGTGCGGGTGCCGTCCGGGTCGCCCTCCGGGCAGTCCTTAGGCAGCAGGGCCAGGCCGTCGGGTTCGACGATGACCGCGGCGCGGCCGGTGCCGATGCCGTCGGCGACGCCCTGGACCCAGGCCCGGTACGCCGCCGGGTCGGCAGCGCCGCCGGCCGAGTAGAAGCTGCAGTCCCGGCCGGTGACGTTGTAGAGGACGAAGACCGGGACGGTGCCGGTGGCCTTGGCCGCCAGCATGGTCTTCCGGACGACCTTCCCGATCTCGGCGGGGGTGCCGTAGTCGAGCCAGATCGCCTGCGGCCAGCTGGCCAACTGGGCCATCCGCAGGGCGTCCTGGACTTTGCCCGCCCTGAGGTCGGCGACCGCCTGCCGGGCCGCCCCGGCCTCGGGGTCGACGTAGAAGCGGGTGTTCGCGGGCAGGGTGTGGTCGACCGCCGGAGTACCGGACGCGGCAGCGGCCACTCCGCCGCCCAGGCCGCCGGAGGCGAGCGCCGCGCAGGCCACGGGGACGAGCAACCGTCGCACTCTGCTCATGGGGAAAGTCTCCTTCGTACGGGGGTGGCGGGGTGGGTGGGGGTGTGCCCGGCGGCGGGGTCCGGCGGATCGGCGGCACGCGGAGCCGGGCGGCGCGCCGTCGAGGGCGCGGGCCGGTGGTGCGGGCGGCCGTGCGTACGTGCGCGCGGACGGGCAGGTGGGCGGGCAGGCGGGAAGCACGGGGCGGGGCGGGGTGGTGCGGTCGGCAGTGCGCTGGAAGGCTAGCGGGGTGGAAGCGCTTCCAGTTTTGTCGTTGGCCCAGGCCGCCGTGGGCACTCATGGTGGGGGGTGCGCGACGGACGTGTCAATAGCCGTCCGGGCGGCCGGGCGGCGGGGGCATCGCCGTGAGCGGGCGGTCGGTGGTGCCCCGGGTGACGGCTGCCGGGTGCGGTCCGGAGGGGCCGTCGAGGGGCCTTCGAGAGGAGCCGGGGGTGGGGTGGGTCTTATTTTCGCAGCTCAGAGAGGGGTTAGGGCGGGTTGAGGCGGGTCCGGAGTGCCCGGGTGCCGCCCGTCGGGGCGTCGGGGCGTTGGGGCGGCCCGACGGTGGACGGCGGTGGACGGTGGTGGGTGGCGGCCGGGACGGTCGGCGCGTCCGGGGTGGGGCGGGCAGCGGGTCGGCGGCCGGAAGCGCTACCGGAAAAACCGGGCACGCGTGCGCGTCGGCTCCGGTGGGTCACGGTCCGGACGGCCGGGGGCGTGGGATCATCGCAGTGTCCGCCGCCACGTGAAGCCGAGGAGCAAGTGTTTCGATGGAGCCGTCGCCCAGGCGCATGCCGACCCTCGACGAAGTGGCGGAACGGGCCGGCGTCTCGCGTACCGCCGCCTCGCGCGTGATCAACAACGTGCCGCACGTCAGTCGGGCAAAGCGGGAGGCGGTGGAGCGGGCGGTCAAAGAGCTGGGCTACGTCCCCAACCCGACCGCGCGGGCCCTGGCCACCCGCAAGGTCGGCGCGGTCGTGCTGGCCGCCTCCAGCGACGAGGCCGGGCTGTTCGCCGATCCCTTCTTCGCCGAGGTCGTGGTGGGGGTGAGCGCCGCGCTGGAACAGTCCGACCTGGAGCTGATCCTGCTGCTGGCCAACACCCCGCGCGGCCGGGAGCGCCTGCGGCAGACGGTCCGCTCGCGGCGGGCGGACGGCATCATGCTGATGCCGCTGGACGGCGACGATCCGCTGGGCGGGCTGGGCGAACAACCCGGCGTCCCGGTGGTCTTCGGCGGCCTGCCGCTGACCGGCGAGCCGCGCTGGTACGTGGACGCCGACAACCGCGGCGGCGCCCGACTGGCGGCCGAGCACTTCGCCCGGACCGGTCGGCGGCGACCGGTGATGATCACCGGCCAGGCCGACCAGCGGGTCTCGTCGGTCCGCCAACAGGGCTTCACCGAGGGCCTGTTGCTGGCCGGGGTCCCCCTGCTGGACGCGGTCTCCGGCGACTTCCAGGAAGAGGGCGGCGTCCGGGCGATGGCCCGACTGCTGGACGCGCACCCGCAGTTGGACGCGGTCTTCGCCGCCTCGGACGGCATGGCGATCGGCGCGCTCCGGGAACTGCGCCGCCGCGGACGCCGGGTGCCGAGGACGTGGCGGTGATCGGGTTCGACGACCTGGCCAGCGCCCGGCTGACCAACCCGCCGCTGACCACGGTGCACCAGCCGGTGCGGGCCCTGGGCCACGAGATGGCCCGGATGCTGGTCGGCGCGATCGACGGCCAGGACCCGAGCCCGCTGATCCTCCCCACCCGACTGACCGTCCGCGAATCCGCCCCGTCCCCGCCCTCCCGGCCCCGACCGCCGCCCCGGCCGCGACCCGCGGGACCCACTGAGGGACGGGCGGGCGGCACCTGCGGGGACGGCCGGGAAGGAGCCCGTCGCCCGCCCCGGTGGCGGCGGACCGGTCGGGTGCGGCAGGCGTAGCAGGCAGGACTCCGGCAGACGGTGGGAGGCGGCGACAGGCGGACGGCGCTGACGTGTGCCGACGTGCGGCGGCGGCACGATCGACGGCCGGCCAGGACTCGAACCCGCCGAGAGCCGGACGGCACTCACAGGAGTGATCAGGAAAGGCCCACCGCCCCTGTGTCGCCAGGCAGTTCGGGGACGACGCGAACGCCGGGGCGGGGCTCGGCGAACGGCGCAGACGTACGGCGGCGGGCGGCGGGCGGCGGGCGGCGCGATCGACGGTCAGTCAGAGCTAGAACCCGCCGAGAGCCGGACGGCACTCACAGGAGTGATCAGGAAAGGCCCACCGCCTCTGTGTCGCCAGGCAGTTCGGGGACGACGCGAACGCCGGGACGGAGCTCGGCGAACGGCGCCGACGTGCGGCGACAGCCTGGGTCCGAACCTGCCGGGCCGGGTCGGGAGGAGCCCGTCACTCGCCCCGGCGGCGGTGATTCGTTCGGGTGCGGTGGGGGTGTCGGGGTGGTGCGCGGCAGGTGGCGAGGCAGGTGGTGTTGCGGTGGGACGTGGCGTGCGAGTACTGGAAGCGCTTCCAAATTGTTTCCGGTTCACCCGGGCAACACCCTTGACACCCCGACCTCACACGGCCGAAACTTCCGGCACGGCCGTGGAAGCGCTTCCAGTATCTCGCTTCCGGCTGAAGGACCGATGGAATCCCCCTCCGCATCAGCAGTCGTCCGGCCCGGCCGGCGACGCAGCGCAGCCTTGCGTCACGCCCACGAATGGGAGCGCTCCCACATGACTTCTGTCCAGGCCCGACCGGCCCCCACCCCTTCCACCGTCCGCGCGGACGCCGTGGACTCCGTGAACCCCCTGGAGGACGCGGAGGACGCGGAGGGCGCGGAGGACGTCCGCCGTTTCCCCGTCGGCTTCCTGTGGGGCAGCGCCACCTCCGCGTACCAGATCGAGGGCGCGGCGAACGAGGACGGGCGGGGCGCGTCGATCTGGGACACCTTCTGCCGCACGCCCGGCCGGGTGCACCGGGGCGACACCGGTGACGTGGCCGCCGACCACTACCACCGCTGGCGCGAGGACGTCGCGCTGATGAAGGAGCTGGGCCTCAACGCGTACCGGTTCTCGGTGTCCTGGCCGCGGGTGCAGCCGACCGGGCGGGGCCCGGCGGTGGAGCGCGGGCTGGACTTCTACCGGCGGCTGGTGGACGAACTGCTGGAGGCCGGCATCACGCCGGTCGCCACGCTCTACCACTGGGACCTGCCGCAGGAGTTGGAGGACACGGGCGGCTGGCCGCGGCGCGCCACCGCCGAGCGTTTCGCGGAGTACGCCCGGCTGGCGGGCGAGGCGCTGGGCGACCGGGTGCGGCACTGGACCACCCTGAACGAGCCCTGGTGCTCGGCCTTCCTGGGCTACGGCTCCGGGGTGCACGCCCCCGGCCGCACCGACGCCGGTGACGCGCTGCGCGCGGCGCACCACCTGAACCTGGCGCACGGCCTGGGTGCGGCGGCGCTGCGCTCCGTGCTGCCGCGCGGCGCCAAGCTCTCGGTGTCGCTCAACCTGCACCAGGTCCGGCCGCTCACCCAGAGCCCGGCGGACCTGGACGCCGCCCGGCGGATCGACGCGGTGGGCAACCGGGTCTTCCTCGGTCCGATGCTGCGCGGCGCCTACGACGAGGACCTGCTGGCGGACACCGCGCACCTGGTGGACTGGGACGGGCTGGTCCGGCCCGGCGACCTGGCCACCGCCGCCGCCCCGATCGACCAGCTGGGCCTGAACTACTACACCCCGGCGGTGGTCTCGGCGGGCGGCGGCGTCCGCAACGACGCGCACGGCCGCAGCGAGCACAGTCCGTGGTCGGGCGCCGAGGGGGTGGCGTTCCACCAGCCGCCCGGCGAGGTCAGCGCGATGAACTGGAGCATCGACCCGTCCGGTCTGCGCGACCTGCTGGACCGGGTGCACCGGGAGCGTCCGGGCCTGCCGATCGTGATCACCGAGAACGGGACGGCCTGCGAGGACTACGTCTCGCCCGAGGGCGTGGTGAACGACACCGAGCGGATCGCCTACCTGCACCAGCACCTGGGCGCGGTGCACGAGGCGATCGAGGCCGGGGTGCCGGTGGCCGGGTACTTCGCCTGGTCGCTGATGGACAACTTCGAGTGGGCGTACGGCTACGCGAAGCGCTTCGGCCTGGTCTACGTGGACTTCGCCTCGCAGCGGCGCACGCCGAAGAACAGCGCGCTCTGGTACGGCCGGACCAGCCGCCGCGGCGGCCTGACCCGGCGGCCCTGAAGGAGCGCCCGCAGATGCGAACGATCGTGCGCCGTCTCGGTTTCTACCTGCTGGCCGGCTTCGCGGCGGTGACCGCCAACTTCTTCCTGGCCCGGCTGCTGCCCGGCAGCGCGTTGCAGAACGTGCTGTCCAAGCTGCGCTCGGCCAACCTCGACCAGGAGGCGATCCGGGCCCTGGAGGCCCAGTACGGCGGGGGCCACGCGAGCCTGCTCTCGCAGTACCTCACGTACCTGGGCCACCTGCTCCGGGGCGACCTGGGCGTCTCCACCTCGCAGTCCTCGCCGGTGGCGACCATCCTGGGCGAGAGCCTGCCGTGGACGCTGGGCCTGGTGGGCACGGCGACCGTGCTGGCCTTCCTGGTCGGCACGGTGGGCGGGATCGTCATCGGCTGGCGCCGCAGCGGGCTGCTGGACGCCCTGCTGCCGGCCACCACCTTCTTCCAGGCGGTGCCGTACTTCATCCTGGCCTTCCTGGTGATGATGACGCTGGGCTTCTTCGGCGGCCTCTTCCCGTACCAGAACGGCTACGACATCGGCCGGGACGCCGACCTGACGCCGGGGTGGAACGGGCCGTTCGTGCTCAGCGTGGTCGGGCACGGCGCGCTGCCGGTGCTGACCGTGGTGCTGGCCTCGCTGGCCGGCTGGGTGGTCGGCATGCGCAACCTGATGGTCACCACGATGGACGAGGACTACGTCCTGGTCGCGGCGGCGAAGGGCCTGCCGGCGTGGAAGGTGGCGGCGGTGGCCGCGCGCAACGCGATCCTGCCGACCATCGCCAACTTCGCGCTGTCGATCAGCCTGGTGGTCACCGGCTCGCTGGTGACCGAGATCGTCTTCACCTACCCCGGCGTCGGCTGGCAGATCTACCAGGCGATCCTGACCGGCGACTTCCCGCTGCTCCAGGGAATCCTGCTGGTCGTCGTGTTCACCGTGCTGGCCGTGAACCTGATCGCGGACATCGCGTACGTCGCCCTCGACCCCCGCGCCCGCAAGGAGGCCTGAGCGATGCCCCGCGCGCTCCGTTCCCGCAAGGTGGCCACCGGCCTGGTGCTGCTGCTGGTCCTGTTGCTGCTGGCCCTGTTCGGGCCGCTGCTGGCCCCGCACGCGCCGGACTTCCAGGCCAACCGCAGCAGCGGCCTGCCGCTGGCGCCGTCCGCCGCGCACTGGCTGGGCACCGACCAGCAGCAGCACGACCTGTTCTCCCGGCTGCTGGCCGGCGGCCGCGACACCCTGCTGATCTCCTTCCTGGCCGGTGCGCTGGCCAACGTGCTCTCCGTCCTGGTCGGCGTCACCGCCGGGTACCTGGGCGGGTGGGCGGACGAGGTGCTGTCCGCGCTGACCAACATCTTCCTGGCGCTGCCCGGGCTGCTGATCCTGATGGTGATCATGAAGCCGCTGCCGCCGTCGGAGACCTCGAACCCGCTGCTGATCGGCACGGTGATCGCGGTCACCGCGTGGGCCTGGGGCGCCCGGGTGCTGCGGGCCCAGACCATGGCGCTGCGCGGACAGGACTACGTCGAGGCGTCCAAGGTCATCGGCGAGCGCACCTGGCGGATCATCGTCTTCGAGGTGGTGCCGAACCTGCTGCCGATCCTGGCCTCGGCGTTCATCTTCACGGTGATCTACGGCATCGGCACGTACACCGCGCTGGCCTGGCTGGGCGTGATCAGCCCGGCCTCGGTGACCTGGGGCACGGTGCTCAACGAGGCGCAGGCGTCCGGCGCGGCGATCAACGGCTACTGGTGGTGGTACCTGCCGCCGGCCCTGGCGGTGGCCCTGGTCGGCATCGCGCTGGCGCTGATCAACTTCGGCATCGACGAGATCACCAACCCGCGGCTCTCCTCGGCCCGCACCGGCCGGGCCGCGAAGGTCCGCTTCCGGCTGGGGCTGACCCCGGTGCTGCGGACGGCGGCGCCGACGCGGGACGAACCGCCTTCCCCGGAGGGCGAGTTCACGCCCACGGTGGTGCGCACCGCCGCGCGGAGCGAAGACCCGAAGACCCTGGAGGCCCAGCCGTGACCGGCGAACCGATCCTCGAAGTGCGCGACCTCTGCGTCGACTACGGCCTGGGCGACCGAGCGGTGCGCGCCATCACCGACGCCACCGTCACCCTGCACCGGGGCGAGGTGCTCGGCCTGGCCGGCGAGTCCGGCTCGGGCAAGTCCACCCTGGCGTACGCGGTCACCCGGCTGCTGCGCGCCCCCGGCGTGATCACCGGCGGCGAGGTCCGCTTCCACGGCCGGGACGGCTCGCTGGACCTGCTGGCGGCGGACGCCGCCGAGCTGCGCCGGGTGCGCTGGAACCAGATCTCGGTGGTCTTCCAGAGCGCGATGCACGCCCTGAACCCGGTGGCCCGGATCGACGCGCAGCTGACCGACGCGCTGCGGGCGCACCGCGCCGGGCTGACCGCCGCGCAGCGCACCGAGCGGGCGGTGGAGCTGCTGCGGCTGGTGGGCATCGGCGCGGACCGGCTGCGCAGCTACCCGCACGAGCTGTCGGGCGGCATGCGGCAGCGGGTGATGATCGCGATGGCGCTGGCGCTGGACCCGGAGATCGTCATCATGGACGAGCCGACCACCGCGCTGGACGTCGTCACCCAGCGCGAGTTCCTCGACGAACTGTTGCGGCTCAAGGACGAGTTGGGCTTCGCGATCGTCTTCATCACGCACGACCTGTCGCTGCTGGTCGAGCTGGCCGACACCATCGCGATCATGTACGCGGGGCGGCTGCTGGAGCGCGGCCCGGCCCGGGAGCTGTTCGAGGGCCCCGGGCACCCGTACACGGCGGGGCTGCTGGACTCCTTCCCCGCGCTGCACGGCGAGCGGGTGCGGATGGAGGGCATCCCCGGTGCGCCGCCGGCCCTGACCGCGCTGCCGACCGGCTGCGCGTTCCACCCGCGCTGCGCGTCCGCGCTGGAGCGCTGCGCGGTCGACGTCCCGCCCACCGTCCGGCTCGCGGGCGGCCGGGGCGAGCGGCTGGCCGCGTGCTGGCTGCACGAGGACGGCCGTGAACTGCCGGCGCCGCCGGCCCGATCCCTGGGGAGGAACCTGTGACCGGCACGGTCGACCCTGCCGCGCCGCGCGTGGTGCACGGCCCGAAGCGGCCGGGCGTCCCGGCCCTGGAGGCCCGCGGCCTGACCAAGCACTTCCCGGTGCACCGGGGCCTGGGCGGCCGCGCGGTGGTGCGCGCCGCCGAGGACGTCTCGCTGGCGCTGCCCGAGGCGACGGTGACCGCGGTGGTGGGCGAGTCGGGCTCGGGCAAGTCCACGCTGTCGCGGCTGCTGACCCGGCTGATCACCCCGACCTCGGGCGAACTGCTGCTGGACGGCAGGCCGGTGGGCACTTCGGCCCGGGAGCGCCGGGCGTACACCAGCCAGGTGCACCTGGTCCTCCAGGACCCGTTCTCCTCGCTGAACGGCGTGCACGGCGTCCGCTACCACCTGGAGCGTCCGCTGAAGCTGCACCGGAAGGCGCGCGGCGAGCAACTGGACGTGCTGGCCAAGGAGTTGCTGGAGCGGGTCAGCCTCACCCCGGCCGACCGCTACCTCGACGCGTTCCCGCACGAGCTGTCCGGCGGGCAGCGCCAGCGGGTCGCCATCGCGCGCGGCCTGGCGGTCCGGCCCCGGGTGCTGCTGGCGGACGAGCCGGTGTCGATGCTGGACGTGTCGATCCGGCTGGGCGTGCTCAACCTGCTGGACGAGCTGCGCGAGCGCGAGCGGCTGGCGATCCTCTACGTCACCCACGACATCGCCTCGGCCCGCTACCTGGCCGACACCGTGGTGGTGATGTACGCGGGGCAGGTGGTGGAGTCCGGCCCGGCGCGGCAGATCACCGACTCCCCCGCGCACCCGTACACCCGGCTGCTGCTGAGCGCGGCGCCGGACCCGCACCGGTCCGGGCCGGTGGTGCTGCACGGCCGCGGCGCCCCGCCGAGCCTGATCGACCCGCCGGGCGGCTGCCGCTTCCACCCGCGCTGCCCGTTCGCGATGCCGGTGTGCGCGCAGGCCGCGCCGCCGGCCCTGCCGGCCGGGCCCGAACAGGTGGCGTCCTGCTGGCTGTTGAGCCCGGACCGCGCGGCGGCGCCCACCGAGACCCACGCCGGCGCCCTCACCGAGACCCACGCCGACACCCCCACCGGCACCCAGGCCGGACCAGAGCAGTCGAACCACAGAAGGAGCACGTCGTCATGAGCCGTTCCACCGCTTGGAGAGCCGCCGCCCTGGTCGCGGCGATCGGTCTCGGTATCACCGCCTGTTCCGGCTCCGGCGCGGGCTCCGGCAAAGGCGCCAAGGACAGCACCCTGGTGGTGGAGTCCAACCCGGTGCCCTCCTTCACCGAGAACTACAACCCGTTCGACGGCAACTCCTTCGTGACCGTCGCCAACGCCCGCTCGCTGGTGTGGGAGCCGCTGTTCCAGTTCAACACCCTCACCGAGCAGGACCCGATCCCGTGGCTGGCCAAGGGCTACGAGTGGTCGAACGGGAACCGGACGCTGAAGCTGGCCCTGACCCCGGGCGTCAAGTGGAGCGACGGCCAGGCGTTCTCCTCGGCCGACGTCAAGTTCACCTTCGAGCTGCTGAAGGCCAACCCGGCGGCCAACGGCGGCGGCGCCCCGCTGCCGAGCGGCATCGAGACGCCCGACGCCGACACCGTGGTGATGACCTTCGACGGCCCGCAGAAGGCCAACTTCGTCGGCATCGCCAACCAGTTGATCGTGCCCGAGCACGTCTGGTCGGGGATCAAGGACCCGGCCACCGCCGTGGTCAAGGCCGACCAGCTGATCGGCACCGGCCCGTACCTGCTGGACAAGTTCACCAGCCAGAACGTCACCTTCAAGGTGAACCCGCTGTTCCGCGAGACCCCGAAGGTCAAGCGGATCTCCTTCCCCGCCTACGCCACCAACGACGCGGCCACCCTGGCGCTCAGCTCCGGCGAGATCGACCTCGCGGGCAACAACATCACCAACGTGCTGAGCACCTTCGTCGGGAAGGACCCGACCCACCACCACCTGTTCCAGCAGGACGCGCCGTACTTCCCGGCGTCCAACACCGTCTCGCTCTTCCTCAACACCAAGAGCGAGAGCGCCCCGGCGCTGGCCGACCCGGCGGTGCGGCGGGCGATCAGCGCCGGCATGAACCGCAAGGCGTACACCAGCCAGTGCGAGACCGACTACGCGCTGCCCGCCACCTCCTCCAGCGGCCTGCTGCTGCCCAACGACGCCAAGGCGCTGGACCCCGCGCTGAAGGACGACCTCAAGCCGGAGGCCGACACGGCCGCCGTGGACTCGCTGCTGAGCGGGGCCGGTTGGAGCCGGACCGGCGGCAAGTGGACCAAGGACGGCAGGACCATCAAGTTCACGATCATCGACCCCAACTCGTTCACCGACTACTGGTGCGCGGCGCAGGCGATGGCCAAGGACCTGAACGCGCTGGGCTTCGACGTCGACGCGAACGGCGCGTTCGACTTCAACAGCTGGAACACCGCGATCACCACCGGTAAGTACGATGCGGCGATCCACTGGGGCCAGGGCGGCACGCCGTACCAGCGCCTGCAGTACGTCCTGGACCCGCGGATGGGCGCGGAGACCGGCAAGGTCGCGGCGGGCGACTTCAGCAAGTACGACCCGGCGAAGTCGCTGGACGCGGTGAAGTCCTTCGAGGCGGCGGCCGACCCGGCGGCCGAGCAGGCCGCGCTGCACGGCCTGCAGCAGATCATGTCGCAGGACGTGCCCGCGGTGCCGGTCTTCTACGGCCCGGCCTGGTACGAGTACAACGACACCCACTTCACCGGCTGGCCGAACGCGGGCGACCCGTACATGAACCCGTCGCCGAACAGCCAGGCGTACGAGTACATCATCCTCAAGCTGACGCCGCGCGGCTGACGCACCCTCGGGCGGCGGAGCCGCACGCCCACGGGTGGAAGCGCTTCCGGACCCGCCGGACGGGAGCGCTTCCCCCACCACCCCAGAGTTCCGCGCACGCCGTGACAGCCCCCACCGTCGCCCGTGCGCGGCGCACCACCGGCACCACAAGGCACCACCCCCACCCATCCGTGCCCCGAGGAGGCCCACCATGCGACCCTCTGCACGCTCCCGTCGGTCCCGCGGCCGTCGCTGGCTGCTCGCTCCGCTCGCCGCGCTCGCGCTGACCGTCAGCCCGATCGCCAGCCCCGCCGCCAACGCCGCCATCGGCGGCAGCTTCACCGACAACTTCGACTCCTTCGACACCGGCCGCTGGCACAAGGCCGACGGCTGGACCAACGGCGGCATGTTCAACGCCGGTTGGCGCGCCGACCACGTCTGGTTCAACGGCGGCGTGATGGGCGAGAACCTCGACACCGCCACCTGCCCCAGTGGCTGCTCCGGCCGGCCCTACGCCTCCGGCGAGTTCCGCTCCAACGACCTGTTCTCGTACGGGCGTTTCGAGGCCCGGCTCCAGGCGGTGAAGAACCCGGGCACGGTCACCGGGTTCTTCACCTACACCGGGCCGAGCGACAACCAGCCCTGGGACGAGATCGACGTCGAGATCCTCGGCAAGAACCCGACCCAGCTCCAGACCAACTACTTCACCAACGGCGTCGGCGGCCACGAGACCGTCATCAACCTCGGCTTCGACGCCTCCGCCGGGTACCACGACTACGCCATCGAGTGGTGGAACCAGGGCACCGTCAACTGGTTCGTCGACGGCAAGCTCGTCCACCAGGAGAACGGCTCGCGCGGCGCCCTGCCCACCCACCCGATGCGGCTCATCGCCAACCTGTGGCCCGGCACCGGGGTCGACAGCTGGCTCAGCCCCTTCACCTACCCGGGCACGCCGCTCACCGCCCGCTACGACTGGATGAAGTACACCAAGTACTGAGCGCCGGTGCGGCATTGAAGCGGTAGGACGGTGAGCCGTCCGGCGCGGGGTCCCCCACCCCGCGCCGGACGGCGTTCGCGCGTTCGGGTGCCCGTGCGTCCGGGTGCCCGCGCGTTCGGGTGCCCGTGCGTCCGCGTGCCCGTGCGTCCGCGCGTTCGCGGCCGGGCGGGCCGGGGTCAGGCGGTGGCGGCGGCCGGGTCCGGGGCGGTGGCGGGCTCCGGGGTGCCGGTGCGGCGGCGGGTCGGGAGGAGGGCGTCGAGGGCGAGGGCGCCGGGGCCGGTGGCGGCGAGGAGCAGGAAGGCCCAGGCGAAGAGGGCGGCGCTCTCGCCGCCGTTCTGGATCGGGAGCAGGCCGTTCTCCTGGTGGACGGAGAAGTAGGCGTAGGCCATCGAGCCGGAGCAGACCACGGCGGCCGTCCGGGTGCCGAGGCCGAGCAGGACCAGGGTGCCGCCGACGAGTTGGATGACGGCCGCGTACCAGCCGGGCCAGGACAGCGCCTCCACCGTGCCGCCGCCCTTGGCGCCGCCCAGGACGCCGAACAGCGAGGCCGCGCCGTGGCAGGCGAAGAGCAGGCCGGTCACGGCGCGGGTCAGGCCGACGAGGTAGGGGCGGGCCGCTTCGACCGTGTGGTGGGGAGCGGACGGGGACATGGGGGCCTCCATGGGCGCATGCGACGCGTTCGGCGCGTTCACAACAGAAACTTAGGTTA
This is a stretch of genomic DNA from Kitasatospora fiedleri. It encodes these proteins:
- a CDS encoding ABC transporter substrate-binding protein — translated: MSRSTAWRAAALVAAIGLGITACSGSGAGSGKGAKDSTLVVESNPVPSFTENYNPFDGNSFVTVANARSLVWEPLFQFNTLTEQDPIPWLAKGYEWSNGNRTLKLALTPGVKWSDGQAFSSADVKFTFELLKANPAANGGGAPLPSGIETPDADTVVMTFDGPQKANFVGIANQLIVPEHVWSGIKDPATAVVKADQLIGTGPYLLDKFTSQNVTFKVNPLFRETPKVKRISFPAYATNDAATLALSSGEIDLAGNNITNVLSTFVGKDPTHHHLFQQDAPYFPASNTVSLFLNTKSESAPALADPAVRRAISAGMNRKAYTSQCETDYALPATSSSGLLLPNDAKALDPALKDDLKPEADTAAVDSLLSGAGWSRTGGKWTKDGRTIKFTIIDPNSFTDYWCAAQAMAKDLNALGFDVDANGAFDFNSWNTAITTGKYDAAIHWGQGGTPYQRLQYVLDPRMGAETGKVAAGDFSKYDPAKSLDAVKSFEAAADPAAEQAALHGLQQIMSQDVPAVPVFYGPAWYEYNDTHFTGWPNAGDPYMNPSPNSQAYEYIILKLTPRG
- the bglS gene encoding beta-glucanase, whose amino-acid sequence is MRPSARSRRSRGRRWLLAPLAALALTVSPIASPAANAAIGGSFTDNFDSFDTGRWHKADGWTNGGMFNAGWRADHVWFNGGVMGENLDTATCPSGCSGRPYASGEFRSNDLFSYGRFEARLQAVKNPGTVTGFFTYTGPSDNQPWDEIDVEILGKNPTQLQTNYFTNGVGGHETVINLGFDASAGYHDYAIEWWNQGTVNWFVDGKLVHQENGSRGALPTHPMRLIANLWPGTGVDSWLSPFTYPGTPLTARYDWMKYTKY
- a CDS encoding DoxX family protein, whose amino-acid sequence is MSPSAPHHTVEAARPYLVGLTRAVTGLLFACHGAASLFGVLGGAKGGGTVEALSWPGWYAAVIQLVGGTLVLLGLGTRTAAVVCSGSMAYAYFSVHQENGLLPIQNGGESAALFAWAFLLLAATGPGALALDALLPTRRRTGTPEPATAPDPAAATA